A section of the Agromyces aurantiacus genome encodes:
- a CDS encoding Gfo/Idh/MocA family protein, protein MTQRERYGLVGTGSRAGMYIGALTGTVLGAEHVPGIAELVAWADVNPGRLDVYEREVVAAGHPAPTRYATDDLERMVADEHLDRVIITTPDFTHADYIVRSLRAGADVVVEKPLTIDAESVRRIGAAIAETGREVITTFNYRYSPRNSTLRRVIAEGRIGQVTSVHFEWALDTVHGADYFRRWHRDKAKSGGLFIHKASHHFDLVNWWIAAAPVRVFASGGLRFYGAENAAARGLGERPARGTRTPGGTGAAASDPFSLDLASDARLKELYLDQEHHDGYLRDRDVFDPGITIEDNLAALVDYDSGATLSYSLNAHAPWEGYRVTVNGTEGRAELEVVERGAVLIGDDGRVVVDPSMHPDHSPVDEVRPDIERLVLQRHWEGAQVVEIPEGIGSHGGGDAYLLRHLFDRVTGDEPLVRVAGYADGVRAVSVGIAGNRSLETGAPVRIEDLDLGV, encoded by the coding sequence ATGACCCAGCGCGAACGATACGGACTCGTCGGCACCGGCAGTCGCGCGGGCATGTACATCGGCGCGCTCACCGGCACAGTGCTGGGCGCCGAGCACGTGCCCGGGATCGCCGAGCTCGTCGCCTGGGCCGACGTGAACCCGGGGCGGCTCGACGTGTACGAGCGCGAGGTCGTCGCGGCGGGACATCCGGCCCCGACCCGCTACGCGACCGACGACCTCGAGCGCATGGTCGCCGATGAGCATCTCGACCGCGTCATCATCACGACGCCCGACTTCACGCACGCCGACTACATCGTCCGTTCCCTGCGCGCCGGCGCCGACGTCGTCGTCGAGAAGCCGCTCACGATCGACGCCGAGAGCGTGCGCCGCATCGGCGCGGCCATCGCCGAGACCGGCCGCGAGGTCATCACGACGTTCAACTACCGGTACAGCCCGCGCAACTCGACCCTGCGGCGCGTGATCGCCGAGGGCCGCATCGGGCAGGTCACGAGCGTGCACTTCGAGTGGGCGCTCGACACCGTGCACGGCGCCGACTACTTCCGGCGCTGGCATCGTGACAAGGCGAAATCGGGCGGGCTGTTCATCCACAAGGCCTCGCATCACTTCGACCTCGTCAACTGGTGGATCGCCGCCGCGCCCGTGCGCGTGTTCGCGAGCGGCGGCCTGCGCTTCTACGGCGCCGAGAACGCGGCGGCGCGCGGGCTCGGCGAGCGCCCGGCGCGCGGCACCCGCACCCCCGGCGGCACCGGCGCCGCGGCATCCGACCCGTTCTCCCTCGACCTCGCGTCCGACGCGCGCCTCAAGGAGCTCTACCTCGACCAGGAGCACCACGACGGCTACCTGCGCGACCGCGACGTCTTCGATCCGGGCATCACCATCGAGGACAACCTCGCCGCCCTCGTCGACTACGACTCCGGCGCGACCCTGAGCTATTCGCTGAACGCGCACGCGCCCTGGGAGGGCTACCGCGTCACGGTGAACGGCACCGAGGGGCGTGCCGAGCTCGAGGTGGTCGAGCGCGGCGCCGTGCTCATCGGCGACGACGGCCGCGTGGTCGTCGACCCCAGCATGCACCCCGACCACTCGCCGGTCGACGAGGTCAGGCCCGACATCGAGCGGCTCGTGCTGCAGCGGCACTGGGAGGGCGCGCAGGTCGTCGAGATCCCCGAGGGCATCGGCAGCCACGGCGGCGGCGATGCCTACCTGCTCCGGCACCTGTTCGACCGGGTGACCGGCGACGAGCCCCTCGTCCGGGTCGCCGGCTACGCCGACGGTGTGCGCGCGGTGTCGGTGGGCATCGCGGGCAATCGGTCGCTCGAGACCGGTGCACCGGTGCGGATCGAGGACCTCGACCTCGGGGTCTGA
- a CDS encoding DUF1254 domain-containing protein: MDSTERLLVDGYVFGYPLVYNLSSIQAIAEHGMGSALPAPGWNRFAFAPRLGTPEDAFVSVNNDTLYALAFLDLSGGPVRLHVPDTDGAYYVLQFVDAWTNNFAYIGRRATGTAEGEFLIVPPGWDGAVPDGVRVIESPTDVAAIVGRLAVDGEDDLPRVAGIQAGLTLEPLPGNGPLRGIPAGHAAQLPEHLRPWELMRAWSQAFPPAEADREYLARFAPYGLADPGNPFGIVARELDAHLAHATAEGRNRIEELSKPDTSAAVNGWNLLVHAFDYNLDHFGIGTLDAPEWRIADRTQAYETRARSARNGLWGNHGYEAVYGEVFVDADGRQLTGAHAYELRLEEPPPADAFWSITMYSMPDFLLVENPIDRYSIGDRTPGLVRAADGSLVIRMQHERPSEADAAANWLPTPAGDFRPMVRIYQPRSAVLDGTYRLPAITRLD, encoded by the coding sequence ATGGATTCGACCGAACGACTGCTCGTGGACGGCTACGTCTTCGGGTATCCGCTCGTCTACAACCTCTCCTCTATCCAGGCGATCGCGGAGCACGGCATGGGGTCGGCGCTGCCGGCGCCCGGATGGAACCGGTTCGCGTTCGCCCCGCGGCTCGGCACGCCCGAGGACGCGTTCGTGAGCGTGAACAACGACACGCTCTACGCGCTCGCCTTCCTCGACCTCTCGGGCGGTCCCGTGCGCCTGCACGTGCCCGACACCGACGGCGCCTACTACGTGCTGCAGTTCGTCGACGCCTGGACGAACAACTTCGCGTACATCGGGCGCCGCGCGACCGGCACGGCCGAGGGCGAGTTCCTCATCGTCCCGCCCGGCTGGGACGGCGCCGTGCCGGACGGAGTGCGCGTGATCGAGTCGCCGACCGACGTCGCCGCGATCGTCGGCCGGCTCGCCGTCGACGGCGAGGACGACCTGCCGCGCGTCGCGGGCATCCAGGCGGGGCTCACGCTCGAGCCGCTGCCCGGCAACGGCCCCCTCCGCGGCATCCCCGCCGGGCACGCCGCCCAGCTGCCCGAGCACCTGCGCCCGTGGGAGCTCATGCGCGCGTGGAGCCAGGCGTTCCCGCCCGCCGAGGCCGATCGCGAGTACCTGGCCCGCTTCGCGCCGTACGGGCTCGCCGACCCCGGCAACCCCTTCGGCATCGTCGCGCGCGAGCTCGACGCCCACCTCGCCCACGCGACCGCCGAGGGGCGCAACCGCATCGAGGAGCTCTCGAAGCCCGACACCTCGGCGGCCGTGAACGGGTGGAACCTGCTCGTGCACGCCTTCGACTACAACCTCGACCACTTCGGCATCGGCACGCTCGACGCGCCCGAGTGGCGCATCGCCGACCGGACGCAGGCCTACGAGACCCGCGCCCGGTCGGCCCGCAACGGGCTCTGGGGCAACCACGGGTACGAGGCCGTGTACGGCGAGGTCTTCGTCGACGCCGACGGGCGGCAGCTGACCGGCGCGCACGCGTACGAGCTCCGGCTCGAGGAGCCGCCGCCCGCCGACGCGTTCTGGTCGATCACGATGTACTCGATGCCCGACTTCCTGCTCGTCGAGAACCCGATCGACCGGTACTCGATCGGGGACCGCACGCCCGGCCTCGTGCGCGCCGCCGACGGATCGCTCGTGATCCGCATGCAGCACGAGCGACCGTCCGAGGCGGATGCCGCGGCGAACTGGCTGCCGACGCCGGCGGGGGACTTCCGGCCGATGGTGCGCATCTACCAGCCGCGGTCGGCGGTGCTCGACGGCACCTATCGCCTGCCGGCGATCACACGCCTGGACTGA
- a CDS encoding DUF2510 domain-containing protein, whose protein sequence is MTDPANPPAGWYDDGRGALRYWDGTQWTEHTAPLAPADQGATAAYPATPADQTPTAVYGTAPLADQAPTQQYSAQPYGAAPSGAAAYGTTTTMSPPPAPGAGGEPSGPNVVGIIGFVVAVVGFVFACIPFVQVVAWILLPIGFILSIVGLFLKGRKWPAITGLIVSIVGAIVGAVVAAVVVFNVFGQLVDSGVIQEEIREGLESEFGTPVPTESATEAPEESVAPTEGLAFGDTMEWEDGVTMTVSAPEPFTPSDLAAGADQAEDLVFTLTITNGSTENVQPVVLSTLSSGGTEATRIIDVGAEGGQVGIPPTTPILPGESITWQEAWSVADAGSLTMQTAPSFSYETVVFTNAG, encoded by the coding sequence ATGACCGATCCCGCGAACCCTCCTGCCGGCTGGTACGACGACGGCCGGGGCGCCCTGCGGTACTGGGACGGGACGCAGTGGACCGAGCACACCGCCCCGCTCGCACCCGCCGACCAGGGCGCGACCGCCGCCTACCCGGCGACGCCGGCCGACCAGACGCCCACCGCCGTCTACGGAACGGCGCCGCTCGCCGACCAGGCGCCCACGCAGCAGTATTCCGCCCAGCCGTACGGGGCCGCGCCCTCCGGCGCCGCGGCCTACGGCACCACGACCACGATGAGCCCGCCTCCAGCGCCGGGCGCGGGCGGCGAGCCGTCCGGCCCGAACGTGGTCGGCATCATCGGGTTCGTCGTCGCCGTGGTCGGGTTCGTCTTCGCGTGCATCCCGTTCGTCCAGGTCGTGGCGTGGATCCTCCTGCCGATCGGGTTCATCCTCTCGATCGTCGGGCTGTTCCTGAAGGGGCGGAAGTGGCCCGCCATCACCGGACTCATCGTCTCGATCGTCGGGGCGATCGTCGGCGCGGTCGTCGCCGCCGTCGTCGTCTTCAACGTGTTCGGGCAGCTCGTGGACTCCGGCGTCATCCAGGAGGAGATCCGCGAGGGGCTCGAGAGCGAGTTCGGCACGCCCGTGCCGACCGAGTCGGCCACCGAGGCGCCCGAGGAATCGGTGGCGCCGACCGAGGGCCTCGCGTTCGGCGACACGATGGAATGGGAGGACGGCGTGACCATGACGGTGTCGGCGCCCGAGCCCTTCACCCCGTCGGACCTCGCGGCCGGAGCCGACCAGGCGGAGGACCTCGTGTTCACGCTCACCATCACGAACGGCTCCACCGAGAACGTGCAGCCGGTGGTGCTCTCCACGCTGTCGTCGGGCGGAACCGAGGCCACGCGGATCATCGACGTGGGCGCCGAGGGCGGGCAGGTCGGCATCCCGCCGACCACGCCCATCCTGCCGGGCGAGTCGATCACGTGGCAGGAGGCATGGTCGGTCGCCGACGCGGGCTCGCTGACCATGCAGACCGCTCCGTCCTTCTCCTACGAGACGGTGGTCTTCACCAACGCCGGCTGA
- a CDS encoding LacI family DNA-binding transcriptional regulator, producing MNGDTTRSAPATLHDVAREAGVSLATASRSLNGSTRKVNEEYRQRVLAAAAKLDYSPNLSAQAVARGTTTTVALLVADIADPYFSQIAAGVVREADRERLIVTMAATDRDPERELELVRTLRGQRPRVMILAASRREGDPNNDALEAELRAFESSGGRVAFVSSADLPFRAVQLDNRAGAESLARELTELGYRRFAAVTGAEGIRTADERLAGFRAGLEAGGGTLERIVRPAFTRDGGYEGMRELIDGGLDGVELVFAANDVMAVGAMSALRDAGLTPGTDVAVAGYDDIPTVRDVTPPLTTVRIPLEEVGRRALRLALGEATSDEEAPVHTEVVLRESTPRRA from the coding sequence ATGAACGGCGACACCACGCGGAGCGCCCCCGCGACGCTGCACGACGTGGCCCGCGAAGCCGGGGTCTCGCTCGCGACCGCCTCCCGCTCACTCAACGGCAGCACGCGCAAGGTCAACGAGGAGTACCGCCAGCGCGTGCTCGCCGCCGCCGCGAAGCTCGACTACTCCCCCAACCTCTCCGCGCAGGCCGTCGCCCGAGGCACGACGACGACCGTCGCGCTCCTCGTCGCCGACATCGCCGACCCCTACTTCTCGCAGATCGCCGCGGGCGTCGTCCGCGAGGCCGACCGCGAGCGCCTCATCGTCACCATGGCCGCGACCGACCGCGACCCCGAGCGCGAACTCGAACTCGTCCGGACGCTCCGCGGCCAGCGCCCCCGCGTCATGATCCTGGCCGCATCGCGCCGCGAGGGCGACCCGAACAACGACGCGCTCGAGGCCGAGCTGCGCGCGTTCGAATCCAGCGGCGGGCGCGTCGCGTTCGTCAGCAGCGCCGACCTGCCGTTCCGCGCCGTCCAGCTCGACAACCGCGCGGGCGCCGAGTCGCTCGCGCGTGAGCTCACGGAACTCGGCTACCGCCGCTTCGCCGCGGTCACGGGCGCCGAGGGCATCCGCACCGCCGACGAGCGCCTCGCGGGCTTCCGCGCCGGGCTCGAGGCCGGCGGCGGCACGCTCGAGCGCATCGTGCGCCCCGCGTTCACGCGTGACGGGGGCTACGAGGGCATGAGGGAGCTGATCGACGGCGGCCTGGACGGCGTCGAGCTCGTGTTCGCCGCGAACGACGTCATGGCCGTCGGCGCGATGTCGGCCCTGCGCGACGCCGGCCTGACCCCGGGCACGGATGTCGCGGTCGCCGGCTACGACGACATCCCCACCGTGCGCGACGTCACGCCGCCACTCACGACCGTGCGGATCCCGCTCGAGGAGGTCGGCCGCCGCGCGCTCCGCCTCGCGCTCGGCGAGGCGACCTCCGACGAGGAGGCGCCCGTGCACACCGAGGTCGTGCTGCGCGAGTCGACCCCGCGCCGCGCCTGA
- a CDS encoding Gfo/Idh/MocA family protein, translating to MNGVSGRMGYRQHLVRSILAIREQGGVLLSDGITRVQVEPLLVGRSEAKLAELAAKHGLEHWTTDLDAALADDRWSIYSDFLVTKARAAALKKAITAGKAIYTEKPTAESFDEALELARLAQEAGVKNGVVHDKLYLPGLQKLKRLIDSGFFGRILSVRGEFGYWVFEGDWQPAQRPSWNYRAEDGGGIIVDMFPHWSYVLENLFGRVESVYAKAVTEVPERVDERGETYRATADDAAYAIFELEGGITAQLNSSWTTRVNRDELVEFQVDGTHGSAVVGLFGCKIQPRNATPKPVWNPDLADDHDYAADWIESPGNRDFQNGFQEQWEEFIRHVVEDAPNHYDFLAGARGVLLAEEGLRSNAEGRRIEIPVVTLDSPVETVAVPGDASELTGAR from the coding sequence ATGAACGGCGTGTCCGGCCGTATGGGCTACCGCCAGCACCTCGTGCGCTCGATCCTCGCGATCCGCGAGCAGGGCGGCGTGCTCCTCTCCGACGGCATCACGCGCGTGCAGGTCGAGCCGCTCCTCGTCGGCCGCAGCGAGGCGAAGCTCGCCGAGCTCGCTGCCAAGCACGGCCTCGAGCACTGGACGACCGATCTCGACGCCGCGCTCGCCGACGACCGCTGGTCGATCTACTCCGACTTCCTCGTCACCAAGGCGCGCGCGGCCGCCCTGAAGAAGGCGATCACGGCGGGCAAGGCGATCTACACCGAGAAGCCGACCGCCGAGTCGTTCGACGAGGCCCTCGAGCTCGCGCGCCTCGCGCAGGAGGCCGGCGTGAAGAACGGCGTCGTGCACGACAAGCTCTACCTGCCGGGCCTGCAGAAGCTGAAGCGCCTGATCGACAGCGGCTTCTTCGGCCGCATCCTGAGCGTGCGCGGCGAGTTCGGCTACTGGGTGTTCGAGGGCGACTGGCAGCCCGCGCAGCGGCCGAGCTGGAACTACCGCGCCGAGGACGGCGGCGGCATCATCGTCGACATGTTCCCGCACTGGAGCTACGTGCTGGAGAACCTGTTCGGCCGCGTCGAGTCGGTGTACGCCAAGGCCGTGACCGAGGTCCCCGAGCGCGTCGACGAGCGGGGCGAGACCTACCGGGCGACCGCGGATGACGCGGCCTACGCGATCTTCGAGCTCGAGGGCGGCATCACCGCGCAGCTGAACTCGAGCTGGACGACGCGCGTGAACCGCGACGAGCTCGTGGAGTTCCAGGTCGACGGCACCCACGGCTCGGCCGTCGTGGGCCTGTTCGGCTGCAAGATCCAGCCACGCAACGCGACCCCCAAGCCGGTGTGGAACCCCGACCTCGCCGACGACCACGACTACGCCGCCGACTGGATCGAGAGCCCCGGCAACCGCGACTTCCAGAACGGCTTCCAGGAGCAGTGGGAGGAGTTCATCCGCCACGTCGTCGAGGACGCCCCGAACCACTACGACTTCCTCGCCGGCGCGCGCGGCGTGCTCCTCGCCGAGGAGGGCCTGCGCTCGAACGCCGAGGGCCGCCGCATCGAGATCCCGGTCGTGACGCTCGACTCCCCCGTCGAGACGGTCGCCGTGCCGGGCGACGCGTCCGAGCTCACGGGGGCCCGCTGA
- a CDS encoding DUF993 family protein — MTSLTLLGADGATRAVALAPAPSFAKPRRPLQARVAYAAAHVVPKAHADNTPGQPAEIDWDATLAFRHHVWSWGLGVADAMDTAQRNMGLDAAATRELISRSAAEAASAGGRLVVGVNTDHVGDESISLEQVIDAYTQQLHHAEDAGAGAVLMASRHLARAAQSPDDYRRVYREVLQRASAPVVLHWLGTAFDPALEGYFGSTDTDAAAGTLLQIIEANREKVQGVKMSLLDAGAEISVRRRLPESARMFTGDDFHYVALIEGDPSAGSVRASHSDALLGAFAALAPNASAAIQALDADDVDAYRRILGPTEELSRQVFAAPTYYYKTGVAFLSWLNGHQPAFQMVGGLHAARSLPHLSRIVELANGSGALERPELAAARWHELLTINGIDTSTARVEPAQADDASDPAASDPAAAPATAGVPA; from the coding sequence ATGACCTCGCTCACCCTGCTGGGCGCGGATGGCGCGACTCGCGCCGTCGCCCTGGCCCCCGCGCCATCCTTCGCCAAGCCGCGCAGGCCGCTGCAGGCGCGCGTCGCCTATGCCGCCGCGCACGTCGTCCCGAAGGCGCACGCCGACAACACGCCGGGGCAGCCGGCCGAGATCGACTGGGACGCGACCCTCGCCTTCCGCCACCACGTGTGGTCGTGGGGCCTCGGCGTCGCGGACGCCATGGACACCGCGCAGCGCAACATGGGCCTCGATGCGGCCGCGACGCGCGAACTCATCTCCCGCAGCGCCGCCGAGGCGGCGTCGGCGGGCGGACGCCTCGTCGTCGGCGTGAATACGGACCACGTCGGCGACGAGTCCATCTCCCTCGAGCAGGTGATCGACGCCTACACGCAGCAGCTGCACCACGCCGAGGATGCCGGCGCCGGCGCCGTGCTCATGGCGAGCCGCCACCTGGCGCGCGCCGCGCAGAGCCCTGACGACTACCGTCGCGTCTACCGCGAGGTGCTGCAGCGCGCGAGCGCGCCCGTCGTGCTGCACTGGCTCGGCACCGCGTTCGACCCGGCGCTCGAGGGGTACTTCGGGTCGACCGACACGGATGCCGCGGCGGGCACGCTCCTCCAGATCATCGAGGCGAATCGCGAGAAGGTGCAGGGCGTCAAGATGAGCCTGCTCGACGCCGGCGCCGAGATCTCGGTGCGCCGACGGCTGCCCGAGTCGGCCCGGATGTTCACGGGCGACGACTTCCACTACGTCGCGCTCATCGAGGGCGACCCTTCGGCGGGCTCAGTGCGGGCTTCGCACTCCGACGCGCTGCTCGGCGCCTTCGCGGCGCTCGCGCCGAACGCGTCGGCCGCGATCCAGGCGCTCGACGCCGACGACGTCGACGCCTACCGCCGCATCCTCGGCCCGACGGAGGAGCTCTCGCGCCAGGTCTTCGCCGCTCCCACGTACTACTACAAGACCGGCGTGGCGTTCCTCTCGTGGCTGAACGGCCACCAGCCGGCGTTCCAGATGGTCGGCGGCCTGCACGCCGCCCGCAGCCTCCCCCACCTCTCGCGCATCGTCGAGCTCGCGAACGGCTCGGGCGCGCTCGAGCGCCCCGAGCTCGCGGCGGCCCGCTGGCACGAGCTGCTGACGATCAACGGCATCGACACGAGCACGGCGCGCGTCGAGCCGGCGCAGGCGGATGACGCGTCCGACCCCGCCGCGTCCGACCCCGCCGCCGCCCCGGCCACCGCGGGGGTCCCGGCATGA
- a CDS encoding aldehyde dehydrogenase (NADP(+)), which yields MTDTAAAVASRTGDTTPAELDEAAAAARRAFAVTVASTADERAAWLRATADALDAARDELVPLADEETRLGSARLTGEVARTTAQLRLFADAILEGSYLEATIDHPDPTTIPPRPDLRRMLRPLGPVAVFGASNFPFAFSVAGGDTASALAAGCPVIVKGHPAHPRLSRRTAEVVADALVGAGAPEGVFAHVEGHETGIALVQHPEIRAVGFTGSLHGGRALFDLAQRRPDPIPFYGELSAVNPVLITGAALEARADELAAGLAGSFTLGAGQFCTNPGVVLVPAGSGFAERVAAAVAATSAVPMLTDGIAAAFANGVAGLAGHADVEVVAGDPAQQPGSGAPVVLRTTTAAVLADPGALLHECFGPSTLIVEYADAADALAAVRAVGGSLTATVHAQPGEEVAPIVEVLAEVAGRVLFTGWPTGVAVSWAQQHGGPWPATTTIHTSVGVTALRRFLRPLAFQDAPDAALPAELRDANPLGIPRRVNGVLVLPGHPEPVA from the coding sequence CGCCTTCGCGGTGACCGTCGCCTCGACCGCTGACGAGCGCGCCGCGTGGCTGCGCGCGACCGCCGACGCGCTCGACGCCGCACGCGACGAGCTCGTGCCCCTCGCCGACGAGGAGACCCGCCTCGGCAGCGCGCGCCTGACCGGCGAGGTCGCACGCACCACCGCGCAGCTGCGCCTCTTCGCCGACGCGATCCTCGAGGGCTCCTACCTCGAGGCCACGATCGACCACCCCGACCCCACCACGATCCCGCCGCGGCCCGACCTGCGTCGCATGCTCCGCCCGCTCGGACCGGTCGCCGTGTTCGGCGCCTCGAACTTCCCGTTCGCATTCTCGGTCGCCGGCGGCGACACGGCCTCGGCGCTCGCCGCCGGCTGCCCCGTGATCGTCAAGGGCCACCCCGCGCACCCGCGGCTCTCGCGCCGCACCGCCGAGGTCGTCGCCGACGCGCTCGTCGGCGCCGGCGCGCCCGAGGGGGTCTTCGCGCACGTCGAGGGCCACGAGACCGGCATCGCGCTCGTGCAGCACCCCGAGATCCGCGCCGTCGGGTTCACGGGGTCGCTCCACGGCGGTCGCGCGCTGTTCGACCTCGCGCAGCGGCGGCCCGACCCCATCCCCTTCTACGGCGAACTCAGCGCCGTGAACCCCGTGCTCATCACGGGCGCCGCGCTCGAGGCGCGCGCCGACGAGCTGGCTGCCGGCCTCGCCGGCTCGTTCACGCTCGGCGCCGGGCAGTTCTGCACGAACCCGGGCGTGGTGCTCGTGCCCGCGGGCTCGGGCTTCGCCGAGCGCGTCGCCGCCGCCGTGGCCGCGACGTCGGCCGTGCCCATGCTGACCGACGGCATCGCCGCGGCCTTCGCGAACGGCGTCGCCGGGCTCGCCGGCCACGCCGACGTCGAGGTCGTCGCGGGCGACCCCGCGCAGCAGCCCGGCAGCGGCGCGCCCGTCGTCCTGCGCACCACCACCGCCGCGGTGCTCGCGGACCCCGGCGCGCTCCTTCACGAGTGCTTCGGGCCCTCGACGCTGATCGTCGAGTACGCGGATGCCGCGGACGCGCTCGCCGCCGTGCGCGCCGTCGGCGGCAGCCTCACCGCGACCGTGCACGCGCAGCCCGGCGAGGAGGTCGCACCGATCGTCGAGGTGCTCGCCGAGGTCGCCGGACGCGTGCTGTTCACGGGCTGGCCGACGGGCGTCGCGGTGAGCTGGGCGCAGCAGCACGGCGGTCCGTGGCCGGCGACGACCACGATCCACACCTCGGTCGGCGTCACGGCCCTCCGCAGGTTCCTGCGGCCGCTCGCCTTCCAGGACGCTCCGGATGCCGCGCTGCCCGCCGAGCTCCGCGACGCGAACCCGCTCGGCATCCCTCGCCGGGTGAACGGCGTGCTCGTCCTGCCGGGGCATCCCGAGCCGGTCGCCTGA
- a CDS encoding sugar phosphate isomerase/epimerase family protein, which yields MSAHPRLSLNQATIKHASLQEALDVTAAAGYQAIGLWREPVAEVGLAEASARLADSGLRFTSLCRGGFFTMPEGPDRRASIDDNRRAIEETATLAAAGAPGSTAVLVLVAGGIPEGSTDLIGARSRVADALAELAPIAEAAGVQLSIEPLHPMYVSDRAVVSTLKQALDLAAPFAPEVVGVEVDTFHVWWDPEALDQIARAGREGRIASYQACDWKAPLPADVLLARHYPGDGAVDFASLTRAVEATGYDRDIEVELFNADIWAAPFAEVAERTAESFEAAVAPHLAAAPAPAVPVSPGV from the coding sequence ATGAGCGCTCATCCGAGGCTCTCGCTGAACCAGGCGACGATCAAGCACGCGTCCCTGCAGGAGGCGCTCGACGTCACGGCTGCGGCAGGCTACCAGGCCATCGGCCTGTGGCGCGAGCCCGTCGCCGAGGTGGGCCTCGCCGAGGCATCCGCTCGCCTGGCCGACTCGGGGCTGCGTTTCACGAGCCTCTGCCGCGGCGGGTTCTTCACGATGCCCGAGGGCCCCGACCGTCGCGCGTCGATCGACGACAACCGGCGCGCGATCGAGGAGACCGCGACGCTCGCGGCCGCCGGGGCGCCCGGTTCGACGGCCGTGCTGGTGCTCGTCGCGGGCGGCATCCCCGAGGGTTCCACCGACCTGATCGGCGCCCGTTCACGGGTCGCCGACGCCCTCGCCGAGCTCGCGCCCATCGCCGAGGCGGCCGGCGTGCAGCTCTCGATCGAGCCGCTGCACCCGATGTACGTCTCCGACCGGGCCGTCGTGTCGACGCTGAAGCAGGCCCTCGACCTCGCGGCACCGTTCGCGCCCGAGGTCGTCGGCGTCGAGGTCGACACCTTCCACGTCTGGTGGGATCCCGAGGCGCTCGACCAGATCGCGCGCGCCGGTCGCGAGGGCCGCATCGCGAGCTACCAGGCGTGCGACTGGAAGGCGCCGCTGCCGGCCGACGTGCTGCTCGCGCGGCACTATCCCGGCGACGGCGCGGTCGACTTCGCGTCGTTGACGCGCGCCGTCGAGGCGACCGGCTACGACCGCGACATCGAGGTCGAGCTGTTCAACGCCGACATCTGGGCCGCGCCGTTCGCCGAGGTCGCCGAGCGCACCGCGGAATCCTTCGAGGCCGCGGTCGCCCCGCACCTCGCCGCCGCACCCGCCCCGGCGGTCCCGGTCAGTCCAGGCGTGTGA
- a CDS encoding MFS transporter, translating to MGVAAYLTAATPPRLAVGGITVAIPVLAVEQGAGVALGGLLAAAALGPSIVAAPVAGALLDRSRRPGALLAGAGVVIASAYVVASFLGPVPAWVVALALIAAGAATPFVFGGLSSFVTEGIPDERRAYAIDALAYNLGAVAGPAAVAAAAALGSARIATLVMAGSALLGAAGTIPLRLRPLAGAHEPASFFGTIAAGFRHIATHRPLAVITASGTLSQFGAGGLAIAAVALSVARTGDPGEGAIIVTSFAIGGLLGALWNSRRPPRRSPEWVMGWGFAATGLLTIVAAFDLGPTWAIAAIGASGLFTAPSAAAMLLIRKQQSPPELRSQVFTVGAGLRAAAAAAGAAVAGLAAGVGAEALIVAIGVVWVASGAMLLAYPAGAPSIDGEG from the coding sequence GTGGGCGTCGCCGCCTACCTCACCGCCGCGACCCCGCCGCGGCTCGCCGTCGGCGGCATCACGGTCGCCATCCCCGTGCTCGCGGTCGAGCAAGGCGCCGGCGTCGCGCTGGGAGGGCTGCTCGCCGCTGCCGCGCTCGGGCCGAGCATCGTCGCCGCGCCGGTCGCGGGGGCGCTGCTCGACCGGTCGCGCCGCCCCGGCGCCCTCCTCGCCGGCGCGGGCGTCGTGATCGCCTCGGCCTACGTCGTCGCGTCGTTCCTCGGGCCGGTGCCGGCCTGGGTCGTCGCGCTCGCGCTCATCGCCGCGGGCGCCGCGACGCCGTTCGTGTTCGGCGGGCTGTCGAGCTTCGTCACCGAGGGCATCCCCGACGAGCGCCGCGCGTACGCGATCGACGCGCTCGCCTACAACCTCGGCGCGGTCGCCGGGCCGGCCGCCGTCGCCGCGGCCGCGGCGCTCGGCTCGGCGCGCATCGCGACGCTCGTCATGGCCGGCAGCGCCCTGCTCGGCGCGGCCGGCACGATCCCGCTCCGGCTCAGGCCGCTCGCGGGCGCACACGAACCGGCCTCCTTCTTCGGCACGATCGCCGCCGGGTTCCGGCACATCGCCACGCACCGACCGCTCGCGGTCATCACCGCGAGCGGCACGCTCAGCCAGTTCGGCGCCGGGGGCCTCGCGATCGCCGCGGTCGCGCTCTCGGTCGCACGCACCGGCGACCCCGGCGAGGGCGCGATCATCGTCACGTCGTTCGCGATCGGCGGCCTGCTCGGCGCGCTCTGGAACTCGCGGCGGCCGCCGCGCCGCTCTCCCGAGTGGGTCATGGGGTGGGGCTTCGCCGCGACCGGGCTGCTGACGATCGTCGCCGCGTTCGACCTCGGGCCGACCTGGGCGATCGCGGCGATCGGCGCGTCCGGCCTCTTCACCGCGCCGAGTGCGGCCGCGATGCTGCTGATCCGCAAGCAGCAGAGCCCGCCTGAGCTGCGCTCCCAGGTCTTCACCGTGGGTGCGGGCCTGCGGGCGGCCGCCGCGGCTGCGGGGGCCGCCGTCGCCGGCCTCGCGGCGGGCGTCGGCGCCGAGGCGCTCATCGTCGCGATCGGCGTGGTGTGGGTCGCGTCGGGCGCGATGCTGCTGGCCTACCCCGCCGGCGCGCCGTCGATCGACGGCGAGGGCTGA